One Gossypium hirsutum isolate 1008001.06 chromosome A11, Gossypium_hirsutum_v2.1, whole genome shotgun sequence genomic window carries:
- the LOC107935227 gene encoding uncharacterized protein → MHNITCPMLKRLKTHWPIKIKKLSHVVSQLLLVGKIIPQLEHISLTTEDIATITGGQFAIDLFSHIKVLEITEYLNDSTVFSFRFLQRFSNLEKIEMVNCNFIELSPYEGDVGEERDLTMLLPRINQLKLKGFDKMTHLWKQGSPLHHICTNLETLVVHKCGSLINIERASSSLRNLTTLEVGYCKEMVELITSSKAQCLEQLVTLKIGGCEVMREVIASEGDEATYHEIIFKEMKCLELKGLQNLKSFCSGNYTLKFPSLNDVTVIDCPAIENFCNGALSTPKLQEVQTGRDVRKCTWDLNSTIEQLNKEGTEY, encoded by the exons ATGCACAACATAACGTGTCCTATGTTAAAAAGGCTGAAGACACATTGGCCAATAAAGATTAAGAAGTTAAGCCATGTAGTGTCACAACTGTTACTAGTTGGAAAG ATAATCCCTCAACTGGAACACATTTCACTTACTACTGAAGACATTGCAACGATCACTGGTGGCCAATTTGCGATTGACTTGTTTTCCCATATTAAAGTTCTTGAAATCACTGAATACCTCAATGATTCAACAGTTTTTTCATTCCGTTTCCTACAAAGATTTTCCAATTTGGAAAAGATTGAGATGGTTAATTGCAATTTTATAGAGTTGTCTCCTTACGAAGGTGATGTTGGTGAGGAGAGAGACTTGACAATGTTGCTCCCACGAATTAACCAGTTAAAATTGAAAGGTTTTGATAAGATGACACATCTATGGAAGCAAGGCTCTCCCCTCCATCACATTTGTACTAATCTTGAAACTCTCGTAGTTCACAAGTGCGGCAGCTTAATCAATATAGAACGTGCTTCCTCATCTTTGCGAAATCTTACAACTTTGGAGGTTGGTTACTGCAAAGAGATGGTAGAACTGATTACATCCTCGAAAGCCCAATGTTTGGAGCAGCTTGTTACACTGAAGATAGGAGGATGTGAAGTGATGAGAGAAGTAATTGCAAGTGAAGGAGATGAAGCAACATATCATGAGATTATTTTCAAGGAGATGAAATGTTTGGAGCTTAAGGGTTTACAAAACCTCAAAAGCTTTTGTTCAGGGAACTACACTTTGAAGTTCCCATCATTGAATGACGTAACAGTGATCGACTGTCCCGCGATAGAGAATTTTTGCAATGGAGCTTTAAGCACACCAAAGCTACAAGAGGTACAAACAGGACGGGATGTTAGAAAATGTACCTGGGACCTTAATTCTACCATTGAGCAGTTGAACAAAGAAGGTACAGAGTACTGA